The following DNA comes from Fervidibacillus albus.
CCGAGTATTTACGAAACATTGCCGCGGGAGGACAATCCTTTGATATTCGCGATAATCAAGAGGGCGAATTAAGTATATTAAAAAACGAAATTTATAAAGTTACACTAATGCTTTCCGAAAAAAGTGCTGGTTTACAGCGGGAAAAAACGAAACTGACCGATGCCATTTCCGATATTTCCCATCAACTGAAAACCCCGCTCACTTCGATGATGATGATGACCGACCTCCTAGCACAACCGAATGTACCGGAAAAAAGGCAACAGGAATTTTTACATCATATTCAAACGCAAATTGATCGGCTTGAATGGCTCGTTTCGGCTCTATTAAAGATGGCCAAAATCGACACGGGGACAGTCCCCTTTAAGAAGGAGAAAATACGTGTTCAAACCGTTGTCAATAAAGCGATCGAACCGGTGGAAATTCAAATGGAACTAAAGGAGCAATTAATATCGATAAACGGTGATGGGAATGCTTATATGTATGGCGATTTAAATTGGACTGCAGAAGCATTAACAAATATTATAAAAAATTGTATTGAGCATACACCTACCGGG
Coding sequences within:
- a CDS encoding sensor histidine kinase; its protein translation is MFRNKEFNVFLFITIGVSLLFAVIIAFFSYVFASVVLFVSSILIVSFVLYTKWRYREIEQLAEYLRNIAAGGQSFDIRDNQEGELSILKNEIYKVTLMLSEKSAGLQREKTKLTDAISDISHQLKTPLTSMMMMTDLLAQPNVPEKRQQEFLHHIQTQIDRLEWLVSALLKMAKIDTGTVPFKKEKIRVQTVVNKAIEPVEIQMELKEQLISINGDGNAYMYGDLNWTAEALTNIIKNCIEHTPTGGKLFISFLENALFTEITIADNGIGISKEDLPYIFKRFYKGKNTSEDSVGIGLALARSIIQNQKGDIEVESEIGKGTTFTIKFYKQLI